A stretch of Bifidobacterium sp. ESL0704 DNA encodes these proteins:
- the rpsO gene encoding 30S ribosomal protein S15, whose protein sequence is MALTAEEKHEIVTKYATHEGDTGSPEVQVALLSKRISDLTEHLKTHQHDNHSRRGLLLMVGDRRRLLNYLKKVDINRYRSLVERLGLRR, encoded by the coding sequence GTGGCACTTACGGCTGAAGAAAAGCATGAGATCGTAACCAAGTATGCGACGCACGAAGGCGACACGGGGTCTCCCGAGGTTCAGGTTGCGCTGCTGAGCAAGCGTATCTCCGATCTGACCGAGCACCTGAAGACCCACCAGCACGATAACCACTCTCGTCGTGGCCTGCTGTTGATGGTCGGCGATCGTCGTCGTCTTCTCAACTATCTGAAGAAGGTCGATATCAATCGCTATCGCTCCTTGGTCGAGCGTCTTGGTCTTCGTCGATAG
- a CDS encoding exo-alpha-(1->6)-L-arabinopyranosidase: MTNQTTPVTSAGDLSVEEQAALTSGTNPWSIGSVPEKGLPNYTITDGPHGLRKAQNLEGMDVDKAVPATCFPPAAGMSSSWNPDLVRETGEAMGEECIQEQVAVILGPGINIKRNPLGGRCFEFWSEDPYLAGHEAVGEVEGIQSKGIGTSLKHFAANNQETDRLRVSANMSDRTLREIYLPAFEHIIKTAQPWTVMCSYNKINNVYSSENHWLLTDLLRGEWGFKGIVMSDWGADHDRVAALNAGLNLEMPPTGTDEQIVHAVRDGEIKPEQLEAMAQGMIDLVSKTRPAMEKGKAGYRYDVDAHDDVARRAAREAMVLLKNEDGLLPVAPGTKLAVVGEFARTPRYQGAGSSLINPNKLTSFLDALKDRGVDAAFAPGFTLDDDEQDPALTDEAVNAAKGADTVLLFLGLPASYESEGFDRTSLDIPAKQVELLKAVAAANKNVVVILSNGSSVSMPWADDAKSILEAWLLGQAGGAATADIVFGDANPSGKLAQTIINDLDDDPTMMNWPGEEGHVDYGEGVFVGYRYYDTFHKPVAYPFGYGLSYTTFEVSHATAEKTGPQSARVTATVKNTGSMAGAEVVQFYVVPPAESVARPVHELKGFKKVYLKPGESAEVSVDLDSRAFAYWSERFSDWKVEEGEYKIEVATSSRDIADTVSVDLDDDGKTAQLTEWSTFKEWKEDPVGGPIVDRVVEKLSQQFGHAIIPDSQLIVMFLDSSPVGGMSMLLGADVAEALAKELKAEYASATK, from the coding sequence ATGACCAATCAGACAACACCGGTAACGAGTGCCGGGGACTTGAGCGTAGAAGAGCAGGCGGCGCTGACCAGTGGCACCAACCCGTGGAGCATCGGTTCGGTGCCCGAGAAGGGACTGCCCAACTACACGATCACCGACGGGCCTCACGGACTGCGCAAGGCACAGAATCTCGAGGGCATGGACGTCGACAAGGCCGTCCCCGCGACCTGCTTCCCGCCTGCAGCGGGCATGTCGTCGAGCTGGAACCCGGACCTGGTGCGCGAAACCGGAGAAGCCATGGGCGAGGAGTGCATTCAGGAGCAGGTCGCCGTCATCCTTGGACCCGGCATCAATATCAAGCGCAACCCTTTGGGCGGCCGTTGCTTCGAATTCTGGAGCGAAGACCCGTACTTGGCAGGCCATGAAGCCGTAGGCGAGGTCGAAGGCATCCAGTCCAAGGGTATCGGCACGTCGCTCAAGCACTTCGCGGCCAACAACCAGGAGACCGACCGCCTGCGTGTGAGCGCGAACATGTCGGACCGCACGCTGCGAGAGATTTACCTGCCGGCGTTCGAGCACATCATCAAAACCGCCCAGCCGTGGACGGTGATGTGCTCCTACAACAAGATCAACAACGTCTATTCCTCCGAGAACCACTGGCTCTTGACCGATTTGCTGCGCGGGGAGTGGGGCTTCAAAGGCATCGTGATGTCCGATTGGGGCGCCGACCACGACCGTGTGGCCGCACTCAACGCCGGTCTGAACCTCGAGATGCCGCCGACCGGCACCGACGAGCAGATCGTGCATGCGGTGCGCGACGGTGAGATCAAGCCCGAGCAGCTCGAGGCCATGGCGCAAGGCATGATCGACCTCGTCTCAAAGACCCGTCCCGCTATGGAAAAGGGCAAGGCCGGCTATCGCTATGATGTCGACGCGCATGATGATGTCGCCCGTCGCGCCGCCCGCGAGGCCATGGTCCTGTTGAAGAACGAGGATGGCCTGCTGCCGGTAGCCCCCGGCACCAAGCTGGCGGTGGTCGGCGAGTTCGCCCGCACCCCGCGTTATCAGGGTGCCGGTTCGTCGCTGATCAACCCGAACAAGCTCACCAGTTTCCTCGACGCATTGAAGGATCGCGGCGTCGACGCGGCCTTCGCGCCCGGCTTCACGCTCGATGACGATGAGCAGGACCCGGCGTTGACCGATGAGGCCGTCAATGCTGCCAAGGGTGCCGATACCGTGCTGCTCTTCCTCGGGCTTCCCGCCTCCTACGAATCCGAGGGCTTCGACCGCACCTCGCTCGATATTCCTGCCAAGCAGGTCGAGCTGCTGAAGGCCGTTGCCGCGGCAAACAAGAACGTCGTGGTCATCCTTTCCAACGGATCCTCGGTCTCCATGCCGTGGGCCGATGATGCCAAGTCCATTCTCGAGGCATGGCTGCTGGGCCAGGCCGGCGGCGCCGCCACCGCCGACATCGTCTTCGGCGACGCGAACCCGTCCGGCAAGCTCGCCCAGACCATCATCAACGATCTGGACGACGATCCGACCATGATGAACTGGCCGGGCGAGGAAGGCCATGTCGACTACGGCGAAGGCGTTTTCGTCGGCTACCGTTACTACGACACCTTCCACAAGCCGGTCGCCTATCCGTTCGGCTACGGCCTGAGCTACACCACGTTCGAGGTCTCGCACGCCACGGCGGAGAAGACTGGCCCGCAGTCCGCTCGCGTCACCGCCACGGTGAAGAACACGGGCTCGATGGCCGGTGCCGAGGTCGTGCAGTTCTACGTCGTCCCGCCCGCCGAGTCCGTCGCACGCCCGGTCCACGAACTCAAGGGCTTCAAGAAGGTCTATCTGAAGCCCGGCGAGTCCGCCGAGGTCAGTGTGGATCTGGATTCGCGCGCGTTCGCCTACTGGTCCGAGCGTTTCAGCGACTGGAAGGTCGAGGAAGGCGAATACAAGATCGAGGTCGCCACCTCCTCGCGCGACATCGCCGACACCGTGTCCGTCGACCTTGACGATGACGGCAAGACCGCCCAGCTTACCGAGTGGTCCACGTTCAAGGAATGGAAGGAAGACCCGGTCGGAGGCCCCATTGTCGATCGTGTCGTGGAGAAGCTCAGCCAGCAGTTCGGCCACGCCATCATCCCCGACAGCCAGCTGATCGTGATGTTCCTCGACAGCAGCCCGGTCGGCGGCATGTCGATGCTGCTCGGTGCCGATGTGGCCGAGGCTCTCGCCAAGGAGCTCAAGGCCGAATATGCCAGTGCCACGAAATAA
- a CDS encoding polyribonucleotide nucleotidyltransferase, with product MEGPEIKAVEAVIDNGTFGKRTLRFETGRLAQQADGAVAAYLDDDSMVLSTTTAGSSPKENYDFFPLTVDVEEKMYAAGKIPGSFFRREGRPSNDAILACRIIDRPLRPLFPHTLRNEVQVVETVLACNPDDAYDMIALNAASASTMISGLPFEGPVSGVRLALVDGQWVAFPRWSERERAVFEIVVAGRVVENGDVAIAMIEAGAGKNAWNLIYDEGQIKPDEEVVAGGLEAAKPFIKVICEAQNELKEKAGKQNDKEFQLFPEYTDELYKRIDEIAHADLNDALSIAAKLPRQERIHEIKEDVRAKLADEFTDMDDAEKEKELGNAFKELQRQIVRRRVLTEDFRIDGRGLRDIRTLSAEVGIVPRVHGSALFQRGETQILGVTTLNMLKMEQTLDAISGPSTKRYMHNYEMPPYSTGETGRVGSPKRREVGHGALAEKALVPVLPSKEDFPYAIRQVSEAIGSNGSTSMGSVCASTLSLLDAGVPLKAPVAGIAMGLISGDVDGKHIYKTLTDILGAEDAFGDMDFKVAGTSEFITALQLDTKLDGIPADVLAAALQQAKEARTTILEVINECIDAPAEMSPYAPRIITTTVPVDKIGEIIGPKGKMINQIQEETGADVSVEDDGTIYIASEGGDGAEKAKATIDAIAHPHVPAVGENFNGKVVKTTSFGAFVNLTPGTDGLLHISQIRNLTNGERIDAVEDVLKEGDTVEVTVQGVDDRGKISLAIPGFEDQESSPRGGGRGSRRDHDDRGGRGYRGHRDHDRDHEDREERRHHDDRDDRRDRRSGRGREDREDRDDVDFDDRPRRRRSEREDRDDRRRSDRDDRRGHDRDDRDVRDDDVDFDDRPRRRRSEREDRDDYRRSNRREGHRGGARRNDRNPRYATDDHYDEYREDREERSERPRRRVRRDFDPFDD from the coding sequence TTGGAGGGTCCCGAAATCAAGGCCGTAGAGGCCGTTATTGACAATGGAACATTTGGCAAGCGCACCTTGCGCTTCGAAACGGGCCGTCTGGCCCAGCAGGCGGACGGCGCCGTAGCCGCCTACCTCGATGATGATTCGATGGTCCTTTCGACCACCACCGCCGGAAGCAGCCCGAAGGAAAACTATGATTTCTTCCCGCTGACCGTCGATGTGGAAGAGAAGATGTACGCCGCCGGCAAGATCCCGGGCTCGTTCTTCCGTCGTGAAGGCCGCCCGTCGAACGACGCCATCCTGGCCTGCCGTATCATCGACCGTCCGCTGCGTCCGCTCTTCCCGCACACGCTGCGCAACGAGGTACAGGTCGTCGAGACCGTGCTTGCCTGCAACCCGGACGATGCCTACGACATGATCGCTTTGAACGCCGCATCCGCATCCACCATGATCTCCGGCCTGCCCTTCGAGGGCCCGGTTTCCGGTGTGCGTCTGGCGTTGGTCGACGGCCAGTGGGTCGCCTTCCCGCGTTGGAGCGAGCGTGAGCGCGCCGTCTTCGAGATCGTCGTGGCCGGCCGTGTCGTTGAAAACGGCGACGTCGCCATCGCCATGATCGAGGCCGGCGCCGGCAAGAACGCCTGGAACCTCATCTATGACGAGGGTCAGATCAAGCCGGATGAGGAAGTCGTGGCCGGTGGCCTTGAAGCCGCCAAGCCGTTCATCAAGGTCATCTGCGAGGCTCAGAACGAGCTCAAGGAGAAGGCCGGTAAGCAGAACGACAAGGAATTCCAGCTCTTCCCGGAATATACGGACGAACTGTACAAGCGCATCGATGAAATCGCCCATGCCGACCTCAACGATGCCCTGTCCATCGCGGCCAAGCTGCCGCGCCAGGAGCGCATCCACGAGATCAAGGAAGACGTTCGCGCTAAGCTCGCCGACGAATTCACCGATATGGACGACGCCGAGAAGGAAAAGGAACTCGGCAACGCCTTCAAGGAACTGCAGCGCCAGATCGTGCGCCGTCGCGTTCTGACGGAGGACTTCCGCATCGATGGCCGTGGCCTGCGCGATATCCGCACGCTTTCCGCCGAGGTCGGCATCGTGCCGCGCGTGCACGGTTCCGCGCTCTTCCAGCGCGGCGAGACCCAGATCCTGGGCGTCACCACGCTGAACATGCTGAAGATGGAGCAGACGCTTGATGCCATCTCCGGACCGTCCACCAAGCGTTACATGCACAATTACGAGATGCCGCCGTATTCGACCGGTGAGACCGGCCGCGTGGGCTCCCCGAAGCGCCGCGAGGTCGGCCATGGTGCGCTTGCCGAAAAGGCGCTCGTGCCGGTGCTGCCCAGCAAGGAAGACTTCCCGTACGCCATCCGTCAGGTCTCCGAGGCCATTGGCTCCAACGGCTCGACCTCCATGGGTTCCGTCTGCGCCTCCACGCTTTCGCTGCTCGACGCGGGTGTTCCGCTGAAGGCTCCGGTCGCGGGCATCGCGATGGGCCTCATCTCCGGTGACGTCGACGGCAAGCACATCTACAAGACCCTGACCGACATCCTGGGTGCCGAGGACGCGTTCGGCGACATGGACTTCAAGGTCGCCGGCACCTCCGAATTCATCACCGCGCTTCAGCTCGACACCAAGCTCGACGGCATCCCCGCCGACGTTCTGGCGGCCGCACTGCAGCAGGCGAAGGAAGCCCGCACCACGATCCTCGAGGTCATCAACGAGTGCATCGACGCCCCGGCCGAGATGAGCCCGTACGCCCCGCGCATCATCACCACCACCGTCCCGGTCGACAAGATCGGCGAGATCATCGGGCCCAAGGGCAAGATGATCAACCAGATTCAGGAAGAGACCGGCGCTGACGTCTCTGTTGAGGACGACGGCACCATCTACATCGCCTCCGAGGGCGGCGACGGGGCCGAGAAGGCCAAGGCGACCATCGACGCCATCGCGCATCCGCATGTTCCCGCCGTCGGTGAGAACTTCAACGGCAAGGTTGTCAAGACCACGAGCTTCGGCGCGTTTGTCAACCTCACGCCCGGCACCGACGGTCTGCTGCACATCTCACAGATCCGCAACTTGACCAACGGCGAGCGCATCGACGCCGTCGAAGACGTGCTGAAGGAAGGCGATACCGTTGAGGTGACCGTCCAGGGCGTCGACGACCGCGGCAAGATCTCGCTGGCCATCCCCGGTTTCGAAGATCAGGAATCCTCGCCGCGCGGCGGTGGCCGTGGCTCGCGTCGTGACCACGACGATCGCGGCGGACGCGGCTATCGCGGCCATCGTGACCATGACCGCGACCATGAGGACCGCGAGGAGCGTCGCCATCATGATGATCGTGACGATCGAAGGGACCGTCGTTCCGGCCGTGGCCGTGAGGACCGCGAGGATCGCGACGATGTTGATTTCGATGATCGTCCGCGTCGCCGTCGTTCTGAGCGTGAGGACCGTGACGACCGTCGTCGTTCCGATCGTGATGACCGTCGCGGCCATGATCGCGACGATCGTGATGTGCGTGATGACGATGTTGATTTCGATGATCGTCCGCGTCGCCGTCGTTCTGAGCGTGAGGACCGCGATGATTACCGTCGATCCAATCGTCGTGAGGGGCACCGTGGTGGCGCTCGCCGCAACGATCGCAACCCTCGGTATGCGACCGACGATCATTATGACGAGTATCGTGAGGACCGCGAAGAACGCAGC